The Imtechella halotolerans DNA window TGGCATTTTATTGGTTTTTATCCTGGCATGGATAAAATAATTGATAAAAAAAGTCAGCGAACTAGTAAGCTAAAACGATTAAAAGTGCCTATTGGAATAGGTATTTTAGTTGTACTTATGCTTATCATCTTTCCTTCATTATTTAGGACTTCTATAAACTCTAACGCTATTATAGTTGAATCCGTTAAACGTGGTACGGTAGAAAATACCTTATCGGCAGAAGGTGTTGTCGAACCTTTTGGAGAAATGGTGTTGGTAAGTCCAGCAACAGCCAAAATTAAAAGCATATATCAACAGGCGGGTGCAGTGCTCGATTCCGGACAGGTAATTTTAGAGTTGGATGCAGAGTTTATGGCTTTAGAGTATAAACGGCTAGAGGACGAACTCAGATTAAAAGACAACAACGTTCAGAAACTACGGCTTGAGTTAGAAAAAAACCTGCAACAAATTAAACTTGAGAACGAAATTAAAAATCTGCAGGTTAAAAACTTTGAAGCATCCGTTAACCGAATGCAACGGTTGTACGAAATTGGAGGAGCTACCAAAGAAGCACTTAATCAGAGCCAGCAGGATTTGGAGATTGCCAGGTTAGAAAAGGAAAAACTGCAAAGTGAATACGAATATAAAAAGGCGTCTTTCGGACAAGAACTGGCCAATGAGAATATACTATCATCGATACAAAGGCAAAAACTAGAGGAGTTGGGTAAGAAACTAGAAGATTCTAAAATCACAGCCAATACTCCAGGAATGCTTACCTGGGTCGAAAAGAGAATAGGGGTACAGGTTCAGGAAGGAGAACCTCTGGCAAAGTTAGCTAATGTGTCGGCCTTTGTGTTGAGTGCAAGAATTTCAGATAGGTATATGCAGCAGTTGAAGATCGGAATGCCTG harbors:
- a CDS encoding efflux RND transporter periplasmic adaptor subunit, producing the protein MDKIIDKKSQRTSKLKRLKVPIGIGILVVLMLIIFPSLFRTSINSNAIIVESVKRGTVENTLSAEGVVEPFGEMVLVSPATAKIKSIYQQAGAVLDSGQVILELDAEFMALEYKRLEDELRLKDNNVQKLRLELEKNLQQIKLENEIKNLQVKNFEASVNRMQRLYEIGGATKEALNQSQQDLEIARLEKEKLQSEYEYKKASFGQELANENILSSIQRQKLEELGKKLEDSKITANTPGMLTWVEKRIGVQVQEGEPLAKLANVSAFVLSARISDRYMQQLKIGMPVLVEINNRVEKGEIEQISPTIENNAVSFKVRLEGDKQNMLKPNLSVPVSVVIGEKQNALYLPDGAAFKGAKSQKLFVVSAGEAKPIEVELGIQAGGKVEILSGLKEGDRVIISDMENYKNQSKIRIQ